One Flagellimonas sp. CMM7 genomic region harbors:
- a CDS encoding response regulator transcription factor, with protein MRIFIFLFILLNAFTGLGQYHFSGQVSKENEGRVIYLSLIEDYRKSSRIYLDQIIQKTLVDSLGYFQFEGNNLLADNRVYQLHLDGCSDELKANHFLGQCDNSESVLFIANNKDTLQFPTSFENQALCTITSTNSKSSIFLDIDALKEEMIFEFMDYTSESSTSLNSKKWFNILQDFAEKSDEPLAELYIYDFLSDRKNETHDYYMVDLESNTYYSKLWIRLLNKYPNASFTKQYENEHRADKLIIEKESKDGNNLPISYFAYLLLGLLILQSGYHVIKNRKRKIDKLAPKILTSQELKIFDAMRKGKTNKEIASSLFISLSTVKTHINSIYKKLNLESRKDIE; from the coding sequence ATGCGGATTTTCATATTTCTTTTTATTCTTCTAAACGCTTTTACCGGGCTGGGGCAATATCATTTCTCAGGGCAAGTATCCAAAGAAAATGAAGGCAGGGTAATATATCTATCATTGATAGAAGATTATAGAAAATCCTCACGGATCTATCTAGATCAAATCATCCAAAAAACTTTAGTGGACTCCTTAGGGTATTTTCAATTTGAAGGAAATAATCTTTTGGCAGACAACCGAGTATACCAACTTCATTTGGACGGATGTTCAGATGAGCTAAAAGCCAACCATTTTTTAGGACAATGCGACAATAGTGAAAGTGTGCTTTTTATTGCAAACAATAAAGATACCCTTCAGTTTCCCACATCATTCGAGAACCAAGCATTATGCACTATTACTTCAACCAATTCCAAGTCATCCATTTTTCTGGATATTGATGCGCTAAAAGAAGAAATGATATTTGAATTCATGGATTACACTAGCGAATCGAGTACTTCCCTTAATTCAAAAAAATGGTTCAATATATTACAGGATTTTGCAGAAAAGTCGGATGAACCATTGGCTGAATTGTATATCTATGACTTTTTATCGGATAGAAAGAATGAGACACATGATTACTATATGGTAGATCTAGAATCGAATACCTATTACTCCAAACTTTGGATTCGACTTCTAAATAAATATCCCAATGCATCATTTACAAAACAATATGAAAATGAACACCGAGCAGATAAACTTATAATTGAAAAGGAATCGAAAGATGGAAACAACTTACCTATAAGTTATTTTGCATACCTCTTGTTGGGCCTATTAATTCTCCAATCGGGTTACCATGTTATAAAAAACCGTAAAAGAAAAATTGACAAATTGGCTCCAAAGATTTTGACATCTCAAGAACTCAAAATTTTTGATGCAATGCGTAAAGGAAAAACCAACAAGGAAATTGCTTCTTCACTTTTTATAAGTTTAAGCACGGTAAAAACCCATATCAACAGTATCTACAAAAAGCTTAATCTTGAATCACGAAAGGATATTGAATGA
- a CDS encoding YqaE/Pmp3 family membrane protein, whose protein sequence is MSFWRVLLAIIFPPLSVIGKGCGSFVIVLLLTLCGWVPGIIGALVILNNTN, encoded by the coding sequence ATGAGTTTTTGGAGAGTTTTATTGGCTATTATTTTCCCCCCTTTGTCGGTCATCGGAAAAGGTTGTGGTTCTTTTGTTATTGTATTACTTTTAACCCTCTGTGGATGGGTGCCGGGCATTATTGGAGCACTTGTCATACTAAACAACACTAACTAA
- the lipB gene encoding lipoyl(octanoyl) transferase LipB has protein sequence MNKKVILQDLGLKDYKETWDYQEALFKGIVDVKIKNRREQTNIETPNYFLYVEHPHVYTLGKSGDMNNLLVNEAQLKEKEATFYKINRGGDITYHGPGQIVGYPILDLDNFFTDIHKYLRFLEEIVILTLAEYGLKAERSDGETGVWLDVGTPFARKICAMGVRASRWVTMHGFALNVNTDLGYFDLMIPCGIKDKAVTSLNVELGQKEVDVEEVKQKLLRHFEELFEAKLVKEKNPV, from the coding sequence ATGAACAAGAAAGTTATCTTGCAGGATTTAGGTTTAAAAGATTACAAGGAAACTTGGGATTACCAAGAAGCTCTTTTTAAGGGAATAGTTGATGTAAAAATCAAAAATAGAAGAGAGCAGACCAATATTGAAACGCCTAATTACTTTCTTTATGTAGAGCATCCGCATGTATATACCTTGGGCAAAAGCGGAGATATGAATAACCTCTTGGTCAATGAAGCTCAGCTCAAAGAAAAAGAAGCCACTTTTTATAAAATTAATAGGGGAGGAGACATTACCTATCATGGTCCAGGGCAAATAGTGGGCTATCCTATATTGGATTTAGATAATTTCTTTACGGATATTCACAAATATCTTCGCTTTTTAGAAGAAATAGTGATTTTGACCTTAGCAGAATATGGATTAAAAGCTGAGCGTTCTGATGGCGAAACGGGGGTGTGGTTGGATGTTGGAACACCCTTTGCACGAAAAATTTGTGCTATGGGTGTGCGAGCCAGTAGATGGGTCACTATGCATGGCTTTGCTTTAAATGTAAATACAGATTTAGGTTATTTTGATTTAATGATTCCCTGTGGAATAAAAGACAAAGCCGTTACTTCTTTAAACGTTGAATTGGGCCAAAAAGAAGTAGATGTGGAAGAAGTAAAACAAAAACTCCTCAGACACTTTGAGGAGCTTTTTGAGGCAAAGTTGGTAAAAGAAAAAAACCCGGTGTAG